Proteins from a single region of Desulfitibacter alkalitolerans DSM 16504:
- a CDS encoding BRO-N domain-containing protein, with protein sequence MSNIKLFESKKVRSLWNDDEQKWYFSIIDIVEILTDTDNPRRYWSDLKRKLKKEGFIQLYDFIVQLKMEASDGKKYLTDCANAEVLLRIIQTIPSQKAEPFKRWLAQVGYERLEEIENPELATQRIRETYKMKGYSDDWIEKRMRGIAVRDELTDEWKKRGLKEQREYSILTAEISRATFGMTPSEYKKFKELSKPTDNLRDHMTDLELIFTMLGEASTTEISRKRDAQGFLENLTAAHEGGTVAGNARKELESKTGTKVVTKENYKELTEGKKRKQLKDKQ encoded by the coding sequence ATGAGCAATATAAAACTTTTTGAATCAAAGAAAGTGCGGTCATTATGGAATGATGATGAGCAGAAATGGTATTTTTCGATAATAGATATTGTAGAAATTCTCACAGACACAGATAATCCAAGAAGATATTGGAGCGACCTAAAAAGAAAGCTGAAAAAAGAAGGTTTTATTCAGTTGTACGATTTTATCGTACAACTGAAAATGGAGGCGTCTGATGGCAAAAAATATCTTACAGACTGCGCAAATGCAGAAGTATTGTTGAGGATTATACAGACAATACCTTCTCAAAAAGCAGAGCCGTTCAAACGGTGGCTGGCTCAAGTCGGTTATGAAAGACTCGAAGAAATTGAAAATCCTGAACTTGCCACTCAACGCATTAGGGAAACCTATAAAATGAAAGGTTACAGCGATGATTGGATAGAAAAACGCATGCGTGGAATTGCAGTTCGAGATGAATTAACGGACGAATGGAAAAAGAGAGGGCTCAAAGAGCAGAGGGAATATTCAATATTAACCGCAGAAATAAGCCGCGCAACATTTGGGATGACGCCTTCCGAATACAAAAAATTTAAAGAACTAAGCAAGCCAACTGATAATCTCCGGGATCATATGACAGACCTTGAGTTGATTTTCACTATGCTTGGTGAGGCTTCTACAACGGAAATTTCAAGAAAACGAGATGCCCAAGGATTTTTAGAAAATCTCACAGCAGCCCATGAAGGCGGCACTGTTGCAGGAAATGCGAGGAAAGAACTCGAATCCAAAACAGGAACCAAAGTTGTCACAAAGGAAAACTACAAGGAATTGACCGAAGGTAAGAAGCGTAAGCAGTTAAAAGATAAGCAGTAA
- a CDS encoding IS4 family transposase, whose amino-acid sequence MQGKDINKSTFFQLFKPIINENFLSFLSDMEADKYFKKFNTLEFIELLANSQINQRASLRDISNDFNNDEFCEAFDCESFSPSQISRRLRDLPVEVVAYLFKNITTQLGKELGHDRIRQEMGRLLILDSSAISLCLSLFRWAKFRETKAGIKLHLLLEFCNGVVIPEEAIVTPAKPADKNMMDDMIIYEQGTIYVFDRAYVDYEKFDAYCKEGIYFVSRLKSNAIVEVIEDYPTSGNITKHQLVRLGKDGSTKMEHPLQLIETQDSKGNKIIIITNKLELSVDELSSIYLYRWQIEVFFKWLKQQFCIKHFYGQSPQAVENQILIALITHCLLMLLKLKTGYQGLMLNFKRMLITCLLEAFSTFIRKLHRKPKRTSKGRRKIDHELTYKMTLRQVIAGESDHLDDLTYDPVLL is encoded by the coding sequence ATGCAAGGCAAGGATATCAATAAATCCACTTTTTTTCAACTGTTTAAACCAATAATTAACGAAAATTTTTTAAGTTTTTTATCAGACATGGAAGCCGATAAGTATTTCAAGAAGTTTAACACATTAGAATTCATTGAACTACTAGCCAATTCTCAGATTAATCAAAGAGCCAGTTTAAGAGATATTAGCAATGACTTTAATAATGATGAATTTTGCGAAGCTTTTGATTGTGAATCCTTTAGTCCTTCACAAATATCTCGTAGATTAAGAGATCTACCAGTAGAGGTAGTAGCTTATTTATTCAAAAATATCACTACGCAACTTGGTAAAGAACTTGGTCATGATAGAATACGTCAAGAAATGGGACGGTTGCTAATACTTGATTCTAGCGCCATAAGCTTATGTTTATCTCTGTTTAGATGGGCTAAATTCAGAGAAACTAAAGCAGGGATAAAGCTTCATTTACTACTTGAATTCTGCAATGGTGTGGTTATACCAGAAGAAGCAATAGTTACACCAGCAAAGCCTGCAGATAAAAACATGATGGATGATATGATAATCTATGAACAAGGAACCATCTATGTTTTTGACAGGGCGTATGTTGATTATGAGAAATTTGATGCATACTGTAAAGAGGGTATTTACTTCGTCAGTCGCTTAAAAAGCAATGCAATAGTAGAAGTAATAGAAGATTATCCAACCTCTGGTAACATAACAAAACATCAGCTAGTACGCCTTGGTAAAGATGGCTCTACAAAAATGGAGCATCCCCTACAGCTTATAGAGACACAAGACAGTAAAGGCAATAAGATAATTATCATAACGAATAAGCTAGAACTATCTGTAGATGAGTTAAGTAGTATTTACCTCTATCGCTGGCAAATAGAAGTATTTTTCAAATGGCTCAAACAGCAGTTTTGCATTAAGCACTTTTATGGGCAAAGTCCCCAGGCAGTGGAAAACCAGATACTAATAGCACTAATAACACATTGCTTGCTGATGCTGCTTAAATTAAAAACTGGCTATCAGGGTTTAATGCTAAATTTTAAAAGAATGCTAATCACTTGCTTATTAGAAGCATTTAGTACATTTATTCGCAAGCTTCATCGAAAACCTAAGCGGACCTCGAAGGGGCGACGAAAAATTGACCACGAACTAACTTACAAAATGACTCTAAGGCAGGTGATAGCAGGCGAATCAGATCATTTAGATGATCTTACTTATGACCCAGTACTACTGTAA
- a CDS encoding AbrB/MazE/SpoVT family DNA-binding domain-containing protein gives MEVARITSKGQITIPIEIRKKLNLKEGDKIIFLEQDGRIYFENAALLAFNRIQDAMAGEAQKAGCNSPEEMNKLVKEIRKEMWEERYANND, from the coding sequence ATGGAAGTCGCAAGAATTACATCAAAAGGCCAAATAACGATACCGATTGAAATCAGAAAAAAGCTTAATCTAAAAGAGGGCGATAAGATAATATTTTTAGAACAAGACGGCAGGATATATTTTGAAAACGCTGCATTATTGGCATTTAATAGGATACAAGACGCAATGGCAGGTGAAGCACAAAAAGCAGGCTGCAATTCTCCGGAAGAAATGAATAAACTTGTGAAGGAAATAAGAAAAGAAATGTGGGAAGAACGATATGCGAATAATGATTGA
- a CDS encoding DUF6809 family protein, which yields MKTILKELFDGNIYPDELIISRDPEYYPLNKKISGTMEICQKLIQIL from the coding sequence ATGAAAACCATTTTGAAAGAACTCTTTGACGGCAACATATATCCAGATGAATTGATTATTTCAAGAGACCCGGAGTACTATCCATTAAACAAAAAAATATCCGGCACAATGGAAATCTGTCAGAAACTCATCCAAATCCTTTAA
- a CDS encoding PIN domain-containing protein, which produces MIVDSNKQFLDTNILVYCYDSSSKTKHGIAKELFINLWENNKGCLSIQVMQEFYVVVTQKVPVPLNKDKTIQIIKDLSLWPYHVPDGADVIEAINIQERNKISFWDAMIVNSAKACGCGVIWSEDLTHGQIYEGVKVLNPLCQT; this is translated from the coding sequence ATGATCGTTGATAGTAATAAACAATTCTTGGATACCAATATTCTAGTTTATTGTTACGATTCTAGCAGCAAAACTAAACATGGAATAGCCAAGGAACTATTCATTAACCTATGGGAAAATAATAAAGGATGTTTAAGCATACAGGTCATGCAGGAGTTTTATGTTGTGGTTACCCAGAAGGTACCTGTTCCTTTGAACAAGGATAAAACCATTCAAATAATTAAAGACTTAAGTTTATGGCCTTATCATGTGCCGGATGGGGCAGATGTTATAGAAGCAATTAATATCCAGGAAAGAAATAAAATATCTTTTTGGGATGCAATGATTGTTAATAGTGCAAAGGCCTGCGGATGTGGTGTCATATGGTCTGAAGATTTAACCCACGGGCAGATCTATGAAGGCGTTAAAGTGCTTAATCCTTTATGTCAAACTTAG
- a CDS encoding alpha/beta hydrolase, producing MDAIKKLLFLIVVIGVATIACFYFLQEKMLFLRQPVSQERLAYIRNTYPTNIEEISIIAPDNIELNGWLVKNSSYKKSPLIIYFGGNAEEVSWQIENAFKIDNWSMALINYRGYGLSQGKPGQEYLYNDAVEIYDYFSQRNDIDAGQIAVMGRSLGTGVAIHLAKERDLKGIILISPYDSIANVAKETLPSILVSNLLKHPFNVVEIAHDLKVPLLAITASEDRVISQERSQKLIESWGGNYFWHVIQGRGHNDLHHDGSFIKKINEFLLSLT from the coding sequence ATGGATGCAATAAAAAAGTTGTTGTTTCTAATAGTTGTTATAGGAGTGGCCACTATTGCCTGTTTTTATTTTTTACAGGAAAAAATGTTATTTTTAAGACAGCCAGTAAGCCAGGAGAGATTAGCCTATATTAGAAATACATATCCAACAAATATAGAGGAAATATCCATTATAGCACCTGATAATATAGAACTGAACGGTTGGCTTGTTAAAAACTCTTCATATAAAAAGAGTCCCTTAATTATTTATTTTGGGGGCAATGCTGAAGAAGTTTCATGGCAAATTGAAAACGCATTTAAAATAGATAACTGGTCCATGGCACTTATTAATTATAGGGGTTATGGCCTGAGTCAGGGAAAGCCAGGTCAAGAATATCTTTATAATGATGCCGTTGAGATTTATGATTATTTTTCTCAAAGAAATGATATAGATGCAGGTCAGATAGCAGTAATGGGACGAAGTCTGGGAACAGGGGTTGCCATACATCTGGCTAAAGAAAGAGATTTAAAGGGTATTATATTGATTTCACCCTATGATAGTATAGCTAATGTGGCAAAGGAAACTTTACCTTCTATACTAGTATCAAATCTGTTAAAGCATCCATTTAATGTTGTGGAGATTGCTCATGACTTGAAGGTTCCTTTACTGGCCATTACTGCAAGTGAAGATAGGGTTATATCACAAGAACGTTCTCAAAAGCTAATTGAGTCGTGGGGAGGCAATTATTTCTGGCACGTAATACAAGGCAGAGGGCATAATGATTTGCATCATGATGGATCATTTATAAAAAAAATTAATGAATTTCTGCTAAGTTTGACATAA
- a CDS encoding glycosyltransferase family 4 protein, translating to MKRILHIYSQKPGFTGSGVYLQSFLQEAHNNSYKQAVIFGASAQDNIAAFIKNGEIIVYPVVFKTSSLPFPVVGMSNVMPYESTQYKDLAGIKYHQWKEAFTSNIKKALEEFAPDIIISHHLWLLTSLAANIAPNIPIVGICHGTDIRLLKQEKSFYKEVVEGCSKLDAIAALTQFQKKEISNCYRIPEDRIFVAGGGFSSHIFYPGKCGLDNKHIKLVYAGKLSNSKGIPCLLKAYDGLKAKGHELELLIVGSGTGNEYAEILKAIEKCRNKVTFCGKVSQEKLGEIFREAHIFVLPSFYEGLALVVIEAMASGLRVVTTEVPGLRQWLGSEINESGLISYVQIPNLINVDDPVPCELPMFEDNLKTSIEHQINELLTHGTILDSKVLMAIKNKSWAAVFGRVEDKMKLLSLATTSNILSDKNCQYL from the coding sequence ATGAAACGAATTCTGCACATTTACTCCCAAAAACCTGGTTTTACTGGAAGTGGTGTCTACTTGCAGTCCTTTTTGCAGGAAGCTCACAATAACAGTTATAAACAGGCTGTTATATTTGGGGCTTCGGCACAGGACAACATTGCTGCCTTTATTAAAAATGGAGAAATCATAGTATACCCAGTAGTCTTTAAAACCAGCAGTTTGCCTTTTCCAGTGGTGGGCATGAGTAATGTAATGCCATATGAAAGTACCCAGTACAAGGACCTTGCTGGCATAAAATACCATCAGTGGAAAGAAGCCTTTACTAGTAATATAAAAAAGGCACTTGAAGAATTTGCTCCAGATATCATAATTAGTCATCATTTATGGCTCCTTACTTCTTTAGCAGCAAATATAGCTCCTAACATTCCTATTGTTGGAATATGCCATGGAACTGATATAAGGCTGCTAAAACAGGAAAAGAGTTTTTATAAAGAGGTTGTTGAAGGATGCTCAAAACTAGATGCAATTGCAGCTCTGACACAATTTCAAAAAAAAGAGATTAGTAATTGCTACAGAATACCTGAAGACAGGATTTTTGTTGCCGGCGGGGGTTTTAGCTCCCACATCTTCTATCCAGGAAAATGTGGCCTGGATAACAAGCACATTAAGCTAGTATATGCCGGAAAACTAAGCAACTCAAAGGGAATTCCCTGTTTGCTCAAGGCTTATGATGGCCTAAAGGCTAAAGGACATGAATTGGAGTTATTAATTGTAGGCTCAGGTACAGGAAATGAATATGCAGAAATTCTAAAGGCTATAGAAAAATGCAGGAACAAAGTAACTTTTTGTGGAAAGGTTTCGCAAGAAAAGCTTGGGGAAATATTCAGAGAGGCACACATTTTTGTTCTGCCTTCCTTCTATGAGGGCCTTGCTCTAGTAGTTATTGAAGCCATGGCATCAGGATTACGCGTTGTGACAACTGAAGTTCCTGGCCTCAGACAATGGCTTGGTTCGGAAATTAATGAAAGTGGTCTAATCTCCTATGTCCAAATCCCTAATCTTATTAATGTTGACGACCCAGTACCATGTGAGCTGCCCATGTTTGAAGACAACTTAAAAACGTCAATTGAGCATCAGATAAATGAATTATTAACCCATGGCACAATCCTGGATTCCAAAGTGCTTATGGCAATTAAAAACAAGTCATGGGCTGCTGTTTTTGGAAGAGTTGAAGATAAAATGAAACTTCTATCACTAGCTACAACATCTAACATTCTATCGGATAAAAATTGCCAATACCTTTAA